A section of the Venturia canescens isolate UGA chromosome 11, ASM1945775v1, whole genome shotgun sequence genome encodes:
- the Cdc27 gene encoding cell division cycle protein 27 homolog isoform X1 produces the protein MIVQEPVQAAIWHCLNHYAYPDAIFLAERLCAEVDSEDTLFLLATCYYRSGRVRQAHALLSKKAPSSSQCRFLLAKCCHDLEKYAEAEAAITGGYYKQLKNLEDVVTQFGDQACFTLQIIAKIYYKIMRTARANEAHKLALKLNPFLWHSFEELCNVGEKIDPAKTFQLDKLENFAMCHGTTPILNYVTEPDLIVSNNSNNNTPTSNTNNVTPVGQTMIVNGSPGGRLYSTTPSLEESPQTTQQLPSGAQPVHYNNTSLISPRGKPPRYRSMFSNSMSPLTPSFGILPLDSNSPEPTILPSHVSINEGSDLKSLAKRVCSLRAHVGQLMSRKETPLQQGKPVFSQSGNTSNTANIVTVTPTTPTPTAPTLQGPNVRRSSRLFSHSYSVKENNKSPNRNKFVTPKSPSRKTKARLSKTNLNKANFNELNERNRSEKEKSETITSEKMVAATNALNHSNASHCALILQKQCAEGLMSLLRELGLAYQHLSQFNCSQAVEILNILPARHYNTSWVLSMLARAHFEMNDYKKSSSYFSQVRQSEPQRTELMEIYSTVLWHLHAEVELSTLAQELVAEDRNSPAAWCATGNLFSAQTEHETAIKFFQRAIQVDPNFPYAFTLLGHEYVLTEELDKAITAFRNAIRLDPRHYNAWFGLGTIFFKQEQYSLAELHFKRALQINPLNSAIMCHIGVVQHALKKTDQALKTLNAAITNDPDNTLCKFHRASINFSIGRHYEALKEFEELKSIAPKESLVYYSIGKVHKKLGNTHLALMYFSWATDLDPKGVNSQIKEAILSPGQGDDEVPTIQSPDPQPQNSSTEQDGEVSGEASGESSISARNVTIEAHADDSDDSL, from the exons ATGATTGTGCAAGAGCCAGTACAG GCTGCCATATGGCATTGCCTGAATCATTATGCTTATCCGGATGCTATATTCTTAGCGGAGAGACTCTGCGCCGAag TGGATTCGGAGGATACACTTTTTCTTTTGGCAACGTGTTATTATCGTTCTGGAAGAGTGAGGCAAGCTCATGCTTTGCTCTCAAAAAAAGCACCGAGTTCCTCGCAATGCAGATTCCTATTGGCAAAATGTTGTCACGACcttgaaaa ATATGCAGAAGCAGAAGCAGCTATAACCGGTGGTTATTACaagcaattgaaaaatttagagGATGTAGTAACACAATTTGGTGATCAAGCTTGTTTCACGTTGCAAATAATAGCAAAGATATATTACAAAATAATGAGAACGGCAAGAGCTAACGAAGCTCACAAACTGGCCTTGAAGTTGAATCCGTTTTTGTGGCATTCGTTCGAGGAACTTTGCAACGTCGGGGAAAAGATTGATCCTGCAAAAACTTTTCAACTcgataaattggaaaattttgcaATGTGTCACGGAACAACACCGATTTTGAATTACGTCACTGAGCCCGATCTCATTGTTTCCAACAATTCAAACAACAACACACCTACTTCGAACACCAACAACGT aaCACCCGTTGGCCAAACGATGATCGTAAACGGCTCACCAGGAGGAAGATTGTACTCGACGACCCCTTCTTTGGAAGAGAGCCCGCAAACGACGCAACAGCTGCCCTCCGGGGCGCAACCGGTACATTATAATAATACTTCATTGATATCACCGAGAGGAAAGCCACCGCGTTATAGAAGTATGTTCAGCAATTCGATGAGCCCTTTAACTCCCAGTTTCGGTATTCTTCCGTTGGATTCGAATAGTCCTGAACCAACAATATTGCCATCTCACGTCTCTATTAACGAAGGTAGTGACCTCAAAAGCCTTGCCAAACGAGTCTGCAGTCTCAGAGCACACGTTGGG CAGTTGATGTCGAGAAAAGAAACGCCGCTTCAACAAGGCAAGCCGGTATTCTCACAATCCGGTAACACGAGTAACACTGCCAATATTGTTACGGTAACACCGACAACGCCGACGCCGACAGCACCGACTCTTCAGGGACCTAATGTCAGACGTTCGTCGAGACTCTTTAGTCACAGTTATTCAGTAAAG GAAAACAACAAATCGCCAAATCGCAACAAATTCGTCACCCCAAAGTCACCATCTCGCAAGACCAAAGCTCGTCTGTCAAAGACTAATTTAAATAAGgctaatttcaatgaattgaACGAGAGAAATCGAAGCGAGAAGGAAAAGAGCGAGACAATAACTTCGGAAAAAATGGTTGCAGCTACCAATGCCCTTAATCATAGCAACGCTTCGCATTGCGCGCTGATCCTCCAAAAACAATGCGCCG AAGGATTAATGTCGCTACTCCGAGAGTTGGGTCTGGCGTATCAGCATCTGAGCCAATTCAATTGTAGCCAGGCGGTCGAAATATTGAACATATTACCGGCCCGCCATTACAATACGAGTTGGGTATTATCGATGCTGGCCCGAGCGCATTTCGAGATGAACGAttacaaaaaatcatcgagCTATTTCAGTCAAGTGCGACAATCGGAGCCCCAACGTACagaattaatggaaatataCAGTACGGTTTTATGGCATTTGCACGCCGAGGTCGAATTATCGACCCTGGCGCAGGAACTCGTCGCCGAGGATCGCAATTCACCGGCTGCGTGGTGCGCAACGGGAAATTTGTTTTCCGCTCAAACCGAGCACGAGACggcaattaaattttttcaacgagccATTCAAGTCGATCCAAATTTTCCATACGCCTTTACGTTGCTCGGCCACGAGTACGTATTAACCGAAGAATTGGACAAAGCCATAACTGCTTTCAGAAACGCTATAAGATTGGATCCTCGACATTATAACGCTTGGTTCGGTCttggaactattttttttaaacaagaACAATACAGTCTTGCTGAATTACACTTTAAACGTGCGCTGCAAATAAATCCGCTTAATTCGGCCATCATGTGCCACATCGGAGTCGTTCAACATGCCCTCAAAAAAACTGATCAAGCCCTCAAAACTTTGAACGCCGCGATCACCAACGACCCGGACAATACCCTCTGCAAATTCCATCGTGCCagtattaatttttctattgGACGACACTACGAGGCGCTCAAAGAATTTGAAGAATTGAAAAGCATCGCTCCCAAAGAGTCTCTAGTCTATTACTCCATAGGAAAG gttcacaaaaaattagGCAATACTCATCTAGCCCTGATGTACTTTAGTTGGGCCACAGATTTGGATCCTAAAGGGGTCAACAGCCAAATCAAAGAGGCGATTCTCAGTCCTGGTCAAGGAGACGACGAAGTACCCACGATTCAATCAC CGGATCCGCAGCCGCAAAACAGTTCGACGGAGCAGGACGGCGAGGTAAGCGGGGAAGCTAGCGGGGAGAGTAGCATTTCGGCGAGGAACGTGACGATCGAGGCGCACGCTGACGACAGCGACGACAGCTTATGA
- the Cdc27 gene encoding cell division cycle protein 27 homolog isoform X2 gives MIVQEPVQAAIWHCLNHYAYPDAIFLAERLCAEVDSEDTLFLLATCYYRSGRVRQAHALLSKKAPSSSQCRFLLAKCCHDLEKYAEAEAAITGGYYKQLKNLEDVVTQFGDQACFTLQIIAKIYYKIMRTARANEAHKLALKLNPFLWHSFEELCNVGEKIDPAKTFQLDKLENFAMCHGTTPILNYVTEPDLIVSNNSNNNTPTSNTNNVTPVGQTMIVNGSPGGRLYSTTPSLEESPQTTQQLPSGAQPVHYNNTSLISPRGKPPRYRSMFSNSMSPLTPSFGILPLDSNSPEPTILPSHVSINEGSDLKSLAKRVCSLRAHVGLMSRKETPLQQGKPVFSQSGNTSNTANIVTVTPTTPTPTAPTLQGPNVRRSSRLFSHSYSVKENNKSPNRNKFVTPKSPSRKTKARLSKTNLNKANFNELNERNRSEKEKSETITSEKMVAATNALNHSNASHCALILQKQCAEGLMSLLRELGLAYQHLSQFNCSQAVEILNILPARHYNTSWVLSMLARAHFEMNDYKKSSSYFSQVRQSEPQRTELMEIYSTVLWHLHAEVELSTLAQELVAEDRNSPAAWCATGNLFSAQTEHETAIKFFQRAIQVDPNFPYAFTLLGHEYVLTEELDKAITAFRNAIRLDPRHYNAWFGLGTIFFKQEQYSLAELHFKRALQINPLNSAIMCHIGVVQHALKKTDQALKTLNAAITNDPDNTLCKFHRASINFSIGRHYEALKEFEELKSIAPKESLVYYSIGKVHKKLGNTHLALMYFSWATDLDPKGVNSQIKEAILSPGQGDDEVPTIQSPDPQPQNSSTEQDGEVSGEASGESSISARNVTIEAHADDSDDSL, from the exons ATGATTGTGCAAGAGCCAGTACAG GCTGCCATATGGCATTGCCTGAATCATTATGCTTATCCGGATGCTATATTCTTAGCGGAGAGACTCTGCGCCGAag TGGATTCGGAGGATACACTTTTTCTTTTGGCAACGTGTTATTATCGTTCTGGAAGAGTGAGGCAAGCTCATGCTTTGCTCTCAAAAAAAGCACCGAGTTCCTCGCAATGCAGATTCCTATTGGCAAAATGTTGTCACGACcttgaaaa ATATGCAGAAGCAGAAGCAGCTATAACCGGTGGTTATTACaagcaattgaaaaatttagagGATGTAGTAACACAATTTGGTGATCAAGCTTGTTTCACGTTGCAAATAATAGCAAAGATATATTACAAAATAATGAGAACGGCAAGAGCTAACGAAGCTCACAAACTGGCCTTGAAGTTGAATCCGTTTTTGTGGCATTCGTTCGAGGAACTTTGCAACGTCGGGGAAAAGATTGATCCTGCAAAAACTTTTCAACTcgataaattggaaaattttgcaATGTGTCACGGAACAACACCGATTTTGAATTACGTCACTGAGCCCGATCTCATTGTTTCCAACAATTCAAACAACAACACACCTACTTCGAACACCAACAACGT aaCACCCGTTGGCCAAACGATGATCGTAAACGGCTCACCAGGAGGAAGATTGTACTCGACGACCCCTTCTTTGGAAGAGAGCCCGCAAACGACGCAACAGCTGCCCTCCGGGGCGCAACCGGTACATTATAATAATACTTCATTGATATCACCGAGAGGAAAGCCACCGCGTTATAGAAGTATGTTCAGCAATTCGATGAGCCCTTTAACTCCCAGTTTCGGTATTCTTCCGTTGGATTCGAATAGTCCTGAACCAACAATATTGCCATCTCACGTCTCTATTAACGAAGGTAGTGACCTCAAAAGCCTTGCCAAACGAGTCTGCAGTCTCAGAGCACACGTTGGG TTGATGTCGAGAAAAGAAACGCCGCTTCAACAAGGCAAGCCGGTATTCTCACAATCCGGTAACACGAGTAACACTGCCAATATTGTTACGGTAACACCGACAACGCCGACGCCGACAGCACCGACTCTTCAGGGACCTAATGTCAGACGTTCGTCGAGACTCTTTAGTCACAGTTATTCAGTAAAG GAAAACAACAAATCGCCAAATCGCAACAAATTCGTCACCCCAAAGTCACCATCTCGCAAGACCAAAGCTCGTCTGTCAAAGACTAATTTAAATAAGgctaatttcaatgaattgaACGAGAGAAATCGAAGCGAGAAGGAAAAGAGCGAGACAATAACTTCGGAAAAAATGGTTGCAGCTACCAATGCCCTTAATCATAGCAACGCTTCGCATTGCGCGCTGATCCTCCAAAAACAATGCGCCG AAGGATTAATGTCGCTACTCCGAGAGTTGGGTCTGGCGTATCAGCATCTGAGCCAATTCAATTGTAGCCAGGCGGTCGAAATATTGAACATATTACCGGCCCGCCATTACAATACGAGTTGGGTATTATCGATGCTGGCCCGAGCGCATTTCGAGATGAACGAttacaaaaaatcatcgagCTATTTCAGTCAAGTGCGACAATCGGAGCCCCAACGTACagaattaatggaaatataCAGTACGGTTTTATGGCATTTGCACGCCGAGGTCGAATTATCGACCCTGGCGCAGGAACTCGTCGCCGAGGATCGCAATTCACCGGCTGCGTGGTGCGCAACGGGAAATTTGTTTTCCGCTCAAACCGAGCACGAGACggcaattaaattttttcaacgagccATTCAAGTCGATCCAAATTTTCCATACGCCTTTACGTTGCTCGGCCACGAGTACGTATTAACCGAAGAATTGGACAAAGCCATAACTGCTTTCAGAAACGCTATAAGATTGGATCCTCGACATTATAACGCTTGGTTCGGTCttggaactattttttttaaacaagaACAATACAGTCTTGCTGAATTACACTTTAAACGTGCGCTGCAAATAAATCCGCTTAATTCGGCCATCATGTGCCACATCGGAGTCGTTCAACATGCCCTCAAAAAAACTGATCAAGCCCTCAAAACTTTGAACGCCGCGATCACCAACGACCCGGACAATACCCTCTGCAAATTCCATCGTGCCagtattaatttttctattgGACGACACTACGAGGCGCTCAAAGAATTTGAAGAATTGAAAAGCATCGCTCCCAAAGAGTCTCTAGTCTATTACTCCATAGGAAAG gttcacaaaaaattagGCAATACTCATCTAGCCCTGATGTACTTTAGTTGGGCCACAGATTTGGATCCTAAAGGGGTCAACAGCCAAATCAAAGAGGCGATTCTCAGTCCTGGTCAAGGAGACGACGAAGTACCCACGATTCAATCAC CGGATCCGCAGCCGCAAAACAGTTCGACGGAGCAGGACGGCGAGGTAAGCGGGGAAGCTAGCGGGGAGAGTAGCATTTCGGCGAGGAACGTGACGATCGAGGCGCACGCTGACGACAGCGACGACAGCTTATGA
- the LOC122418103 gene encoding phosphotriesterase-related protein has protein sequence MADFVETVLGPTKLTQLGRTLTHEHLALDFDKFYVPPPKQLAPYFSDRIDLSNVGFHKQYPYSNVYNVKFNDEDARVAVLEDVKLYKKFGGGTIVENTSHGLKRDIPLMKRISQESGVHVILGTGHYVALTQNNDVISNCNEEKMRDLMTRELTIGCEDDPSVRAGIIGEVGSGWPMHEFEKRAIRASARVQAEVDAPVTFHPGRNGEAPFEIIRIYLEAGGAAKRAIMSHLDRTLLKEEELVEFAKIGCYCQLDLFGTECSYYQLDEATDMPSDAQRIDKLKLLKDEGRLDRLLMSHDIHTKHRLVNFGGHGYAHIINNVLPKMRLKGFTESEIDVITIDNPREWLTRRRC, from the exons ATGGCCGATTTTGTAGAAACTG TGCTTGGACCAACGAAACTCACGCAACTGGGTAGAACTTTGACCCACGAACACTTGGCTCTTGATTTTGACAAGTTTTACGTGCCTCCGCCGAAACAACTCGCCCCTTATTTCTCCGACAGGATTGATCTCTCCAACGTTGGCTTCCACAAACAATATCC TTACAGCAACGTCTACAATGTCAAGTTCAATGACGAAGATGCCCGCGTGGCCGTCCTCGAGGACGTTaaactttacaaaaaattcgGGGGTGGCACGATCGTTGAGAACACGAGCCATGGACTCAAGCGCGATATCCCTTTGATGAAACGGATCAGCCAAGAGTCCGGAGTCCATGTTATCCTTGGCACCG GTCACTACGTTGCTCTTACACAAAACAACGATGTCATTTCGAACTGTAACGAGGAGAAGATGCGCGATCTGATGACAAGAGAATTGACGATCGGTTGCGAAGATGATCCATCCGTCAGAGCTGGAATAATCGGAGAAGTTGGAAGCGGTTGGCCGATGCACG AGTTCGAAAAAAGAGCAATTCGAGCGAGTGCACGAGTACAAGCCGAAGTAGACGCTCCTGTGACGTTTCATCCGGGGCGAAACGGCGAAGCTCCGTTTGAGATTATTAGGATTTATCTCGAGGCTGGTGGTGCTGCGAAAAGAGCAATCATGTCTCATCTCGATC GAACTCTTCTGAAGGAGGAAGAACTTGTCGAATTCGCGAAAATCGGTTGCTACTGTCAATTGGATCTTTTTGGTACGGAATGCTCGTATTATCAACTCGACGAGGCTACCGACATGCCATCGGACGCTCAACGAATCGACAAGCTCAAATTGCTCAAGGACGAGGGTCGTCTCGATCGGTTACTCATGAGCCACGATATCCATACCAAGCACAGATTGGTGAATTTCGGTGGACACGGTTACGCTCACATAATCAACAATGTCCTGCCAAAAATGAGACTAAAGGGTTTTACCGAGAGTGAAATCGATGTAATAACGATCGATAATCCGCGCGAATGGCTTACTCGTCGTCGCTGCTGA